In a single window of the Candoia aspera isolate rCanAsp1 chromosome 14, rCanAsp1.hap2, whole genome shotgun sequence genome:
- the MLST8 gene encoding target of rapamycin complex subunit LST8 isoform X2, protein MYDLNSNNPNPVINYDGVSKNITSVGFHEDGRWMYTGGEDCMARIWDLRSRNLQCQRIFQVNAPINCVCLHPNQAELIVGDQSGAIHIWDLKTDHNEQLIPEPEVSVNAVHIDPDASYMAAVNSSGNCYVWNLTGGIGDEVTQLIPKTKIPAHNRYALQCKFSPDSTLLATCSADQTCKIWRTSNFSLMTELSIKSNNPGETSRGWMWDCAFSGDSQYIVTASSDNLARLWCVETGEIKREYSGHQKAVVCLAFNDSVLG, encoded by the exons ATGTACGACTTGAATTCCAACAACCCCAACCCCGTGATCAACTACGACGGGGTGAGCAAGAACATCACCTCTGTTGGGTTCCATGAAGACGGCCGGTGGATGTACACGGGGGGCGAAGACTGCATGGCTCGCATCTGGGACCTCCG GTCACGCAATCTTCAGTGTCAGCGCATTTTCCAGGTGAATGCGCCCATCAACTGTGTGTGCTTGCATCCCAATCAG GCTGAGCTTATTGTCGGGGATCAGAGCGGGGCTATTCACATCTGGGACCTGAAGACAGACCACAATGAACAGCTCATCCCCGAGCCGGAGGTCTCAGTCAATGCAGTGCACATTGATCCGGATGCCAGCTACATGGCTGCAGTCAACAGCTCG GGCAACTGTTACGTGTGGAATCTCACGGGTGGCATTGGAGATGAGGTGACCCAGCTCATCCCCAAGACCAAGATCCCTGCACACAACCGCTATGCGCTCCAGTGCAAATTCAGCCCAGACTCCAC GCTTTTGGCCACTTGCTCTGCTGACCAGACGTGCAAAATATGGAGGACCTCCAACTTCTCGCTGATGACGGAGCTGAGCATCAAGAGCAACAACCCTGGGGAGACCTCCCGCGGTTGGATGTGGGACTGTGCCTTTTCGGGGGATTCCCAGTACATTGTCACAG CCTCCTCAGACAACTTGGCCAGGCTCTGGTGTGTGGAGACGGGGGAGATCAAGAGAGAATACAGCGGGCATCAGAAGGCGGTCGTCTGCCTGGCTTTCAACGACAGCGTCTTGGGCTGA
- the MLST8 gene encoding target of rapamycin complex subunit LST8 isoform X1 has protein sequence MNPAQGTVGSDPVILATAGYDHTVRFWQAHSGICTRTVQHQDSQVNALEITPDRTMVAAAGYQHIRMYDLNSNNPNPVINYDGVSKNITSVGFHEDGRWMYTGGEDCMARIWDLRSRNLQCQRIFQVNAPINCVCLHPNQAELIVGDQSGAIHIWDLKTDHNEQLIPEPEVSVNAVHIDPDASYMAAVNSSGNCYVWNLTGGIGDEVTQLIPKTKIPAHNRYALQCKFSPDSTLLATCSADQTCKIWRTSNFSLMTELSIKSNNPGETSRGWMWDCAFSGDSQYIVTASSDNLARLWCVETGEIKREYSGHQKAVVCLAFNDSVLG, from the exons ATGAACCCCGCGCAGGGCACAGTGGGCAGCGACCCGGTCATCCTGGCCACGGCCGGCTACGACCACACCGTGCGGTTCTGGCAGGCGCACAGCGGGATCTGCACCCGGACGGTCCAGCACCAGGACTCG CAGGTGAACGCGCTGGAGATCACGCCGGACCGCACCATGGTCGCCGCCGCAG GTTACCAACACATTCGCATGTACGACTTGAATTCCAACAACCCCAACCCCGTGATCAACTACGACGGGGTGAGCAAGAACATCACCTCTGTTGGGTTCCATGAAGACGGCCGGTGGATGTACACGGGGGGCGAAGACTGCATGGCTCGCATCTGGGACCTCCG GTCACGCAATCTTCAGTGTCAGCGCATTTTCCAGGTGAATGCGCCCATCAACTGTGTGTGCTTGCATCCCAATCAG GCTGAGCTTATTGTCGGGGATCAGAGCGGGGCTATTCACATCTGGGACCTGAAGACAGACCACAATGAACAGCTCATCCCCGAGCCGGAGGTCTCAGTCAATGCAGTGCACATTGATCCGGATGCCAGCTACATGGCTGCAGTCAACAGCTCG GGCAACTGTTACGTGTGGAATCTCACGGGTGGCATTGGAGATGAGGTGACCCAGCTCATCCCCAAGACCAAGATCCCTGCACACAACCGCTATGCGCTCCAGTGCAAATTCAGCCCAGACTCCAC GCTTTTGGCCACTTGCTCTGCTGACCAGACGTGCAAAATATGGAGGACCTCCAACTTCTCGCTGATGACGGAGCTGAGCATCAAGAGCAACAACCCTGGGGAGACCTCCCGCGGTTGGATGTGGGACTGTGCCTTTTCGGGGGATTCCCAGTACATTGTCACAG CCTCCTCAGACAACTTGGCCAGGCTCTGGTGTGTGGAGACGGGGGAGATCAAGAGAGAATACAGCGGGCATCAGAAGGCGGTCGTCTGCCTGGCTTTCAACGACAGCGTCTTGGGCTGA